From a single Halobacteriovorax sp. HLS genomic region:
- a CDS encoding type III polyketide synthase — protein MTRIIHMETLKPKFSYTTDEIVEAACNSWLLKADELTRRKALKIFKGSQIDVRNAVVPLDIAFGELSFEQKNNIYKEEMVKYGVELLSNAISSSGIDPKEIDYIITTSCTGFMIPSVDAYLVNELGLRKDVVRLPVTEMGCAGGTAGLIYANDFLKANPDKTAVLLTMEIPSITFQRDDFSAENLVSTAIFSDGFACAILKGGEGRGAHIVDTDMYHFHGGTHLMGFNLVNSGLKIVLDKEVPNAIEGHFESIFLPFLKRNGLQIDDIQHYMFHPGGKKIINMVQDYISDYGKDISESKWVLNNHGNMSSATILHIFDRVNTARDIKTGDMGYMLAFGPGFMAQSLILKWENE, from the coding sequence GGAAACGCTTAAACCTAAGTTTTCATATACTACTGATGAAATTGTAGAAGCGGCCTGTAATAGTTGGTTGTTAAAAGCAGATGAGCTAACAAGAAGAAAGGCCCTTAAAATTTTCAAAGGATCACAAATTGATGTGAGAAATGCAGTCGTTCCATTGGATATTGCATTTGGCGAATTAAGCTTTGAGCAGAAGAATAATATTTATAAAGAAGAGATGGTTAAGTACGGTGTTGAACTTTTGTCCAATGCTATATCTAGCTCGGGGATAGATCCAAAAGAAATCGACTATATTATTACGACAAGTTGTACTGGGTTTATGATTCCTTCTGTTGATGCCTATTTAGTGAATGAGCTAGGACTTAGAAAAGACGTAGTGCGACTACCTGTTACAGAAATGGGCTGCGCTGGAGGTACTGCAGGTCTTATTTATGCGAATGATTTTCTAAAAGCAAACCCAGATAAAACAGCTGTTCTCTTAACTATGGAAATACCAAGCATAACATTTCAAAGAGATGACTTTTCCGCTGAAAACCTTGTGAGTACAGCAATTTTCTCTGACGGCTTTGCTTGTGCGATACTTAAAGGTGGAGAAGGTAGAGGTGCTCATATCGTAGATACGGATATGTACCACTTTCACGGAGGAACACATCTAATGGGGTTTAATCTTGTAAATAGTGGTCTTAAAATTGTTTTAGATAAAGAAGTACCTAATGCTATTGAAGGTCATTTCGAAAGTATCTTCTTACCTTTTTTAAAAAGAAATGGTCTTCAGATTGATGATATCCAACACTATATGTTTCATCCAGGTGGCAAGAAAATTATCAATATGGTTCAAGATTATATCAGCGATTATGGCAAAGATATTAGCGAATCAAAGTGGGTTCTTAATAATCACGGTAATATGTCGAGCGCAACAATTTTACATATCTTTGATAGAGTAAATACCGCAAGAGATATTAAAACTGGAGATATGGGCTATATGCTTGCATTTGGACCCGGGTTTATGGCCCAGAGTTTAATTCTTAAATGGGAAAATGAGTGA
- a CDS encoding serine protease: MKISLLVMTFSLAISLNSAAKLKVLYGSDDRREVRNHPSEVLRNLSKSVAGRVNQNDLYAVADSSNEQLSSAIRELRQLYMELGIPFDSRLVLDAPDSNRDITSYEYEVDNLQQRINACSTERFLDQPVLMSCTGFLVGKDLLVTAGHCMVNNFDCSGFKWVFDFQEGVKKIPSENVYSCEKILAQEQVSIPILGTTDYALIKLDREVTTGAPLKFRTEGRIEKGTSVAVIGHPLGLPLKIADNARVRAVFGKTFKANLDTYGGNSGSPVVDAKTGLVEGILVHGADDLEMNGDCTVSRREDGKKEGIYKITRLKFLQDYFKSNSLD, encoded by the coding sequence ATGAAGATTTCACTCTTAGTCATGACATTCAGCTTAGCTATCTCTTTAAATAGTGCCGCCAAACTGAAGGTGCTCTATGGTAGTGACGATAGAAGAGAAGTTCGCAATCATCCTAGTGAAGTGCTACGCAACCTTTCTAAATCTGTAGCAGGACGAGTTAATCAAAATGATCTCTATGCAGTTGCAGATAGCTCTAATGAGCAGCTTAGTTCAGCTATTCGTGAATTAAGGCAGCTCTATATGGAACTTGGAATTCCTTTTGATTCTCGCCTCGTTCTTGATGCCCCAGATTCAAACCGAGATATTACATCTTATGAGTATGAAGTTGATAATCTTCAACAGAGAATTAATGCTTGCTCTACTGAGAGATTCTTAGACCAGCCAGTACTTATGTCTTGTACAGGCTTTCTTGTAGGTAAGGACTTACTTGTAACTGCTGGTCACTGTATGGTTAATAATTTTGACTGCTCAGGCTTTAAGTGGGTCTTTGACTTTCAAGAGGGAGTTAAGAAGATTCCTTCTGAGAATGTTTATAGCTGTGAAAAAATACTGGCCCAAGAACAAGTATCAATTCCTATTCTAGGAACAACTGATTACGCTCTAATTAAGCTTGATCGAGAAGTGACAACTGGTGCTCCTCTAAAGTTTAGAACTGAAGGGAGAATTGAAAAGGGAACAAGTGTTGCTGTAATTGGTCACCCACTAGGGCTACCTCTGAAGATTGCAGATAATGCTAGAGTTCGCGCTGTATTTGGTAAAACTTTTAAGGCCAACCTAGATACCTATGGAGGTAACTCAGGTTCACCGGTAGTTGATGCTAAAACAGGCCTCGTCGAGGGAATCTTAGTTCATGGTGCAGATGATCTAGAAATGAATGGTGACTGTACTGTCTCTAGAAGAGAGGATGGAAAAAAAGAAGGAATTTATAAGATTACGAGATTAAAGTTCTTGCAAGATTATTTTAAGTCAAATAGCTTAGACTAG
- a CDS encoding YceI family protein — MKYLFSLITLLISISSLAQIEMFSYKTYEESENASSRIIFNMESTKAGLITTSFKGVAKKFSVDYSLDNEQMKDVTIFVEVSELDTDNGARNEKMKQMCFELEKFPRIVIRLKSDFQLNSSGEVLAQIQARGKWFPIVLRINSVFKNGELNLNGVASVSLKELGIPDPSIWIATVRDRVDLEFSLSMSIRK, encoded by the coding sequence ATGAAATATTTATTTTCACTTATCACTTTACTCATTTCAATTTCAAGCTTGGCCCAAATTGAGATGTTTTCTTATAAGACTTATGAGGAGTCTGAAAATGCTTCGAGCCGTATTATCTTCAATATGGAGTCTACAAAGGCAGGACTTATCACAACTTCATTCAAGGGTGTTGCTAAGAAATTTAGCGTAGATTACTCGCTTGATAATGAGCAGATGAAGGATGTCACTATTTTTGTAGAGGTAAGTGAGTTAGATACAGACAATGGTGCTCGAAACGAGAAGATGAAGCAGATGTGTTTTGAGCTTGAAAAGTTTCCAAGGATAGTAATTAGATTAAAGAGTGACTTTCAGCTTAATAGTTCAGGTGAAGTCTTGGCACAGATTCAAGCCCGAGGAAAATGGTTTCCTATTGTCCTTAGAATCAATTCTGTATTTAAGAATGGTGAATTAAATCTAAATGGCGTGGCCTCAGTGTCTTTGAAAGAACTAGGGATTCCAGATCCTTCTATTTGGATTGCAACAGTACGAGATCGAGTAGATTTAGAGTTTTCACTAAGCATGAGTATAAGAAAATAA
- a CDS encoding CCA tRNA nucleotidyltransferase has translation MKAVKLERFDKNFSDELNQLFLVISREGFGLTLVGGAVRDYLIDGTISKDLDFEIRHKFEFSNKQWLSKISRLGKRLSEIYNYDVEELKFSILRIRVDGHEVELSSARTEQFDSSLKVLGHSDFTAHFQSNLSYEESFKRRDFTINAIGIKFGVTGASDEFELIDPFSGYEDLQKKTLRPVGENFYNDPVRYIRALRFKVLLGLSFSDDLKSEIVYFELEKLSVHYFLQEGRKIGLVSLIKEMDFTVRKFAVKLPHWASLLISCPLSNDLQVSDLDELLFECCSFLGPIEVMELGRAFSLKKSLSQSMISIVDCSKIDREKLKVQCENSEHTIINDSEDLEKLSKLVGVAHLFSDKILQRIPADLIVVMNSELRGAKEFEQLKVTVNHKLRSRLGIYCHLRNNQ, from the coding sequence ATGAAAGCAGTTAAATTAGAAAGATTTGATAAGAACTTTAGTGATGAGCTTAATCAACTCTTTCTCGTTATCTCAAGAGAAGGCTTTGGGCTAACCCTTGTTGGCGGTGCTGTTCGGGACTATCTAATTGATGGTACCATATCTAAAGACCTTGATTTTGAAATCAGGCACAAATTTGAATTTTCAAATAAACAGTGGTTATCTAAAATCTCCAGGCTTGGAAAGCGTCTCAGTGAAATATATAACTATGATGTAGAAGAGCTGAAGTTTAGTATTTTACGTATTCGAGTGGATGGACATGAGGTAGAGTTATCTTCTGCTAGAACAGAACAGTTCGACTCATCGTTGAAGGTCTTGGGCCATTCGGACTTCACTGCTCATTTTCAATCTAATTTAAGTTATGAAGAATCATTTAAACGCAGAGACTTCACTATAAATGCAATCGGTATTAAGTTTGGCGTAACTGGTGCTAGTGATGAGTTTGAATTGATCGATCCTTTTTCTGGTTATGAGGATTTACAAAAGAAGACGCTAAGGCCAGTAGGGGAGAACTTCTATAATGATCCTGTTCGCTACATTAGGGCATTACGTTTTAAGGTTTTGCTCGGACTAAGTTTCAGTGATGATCTTAAATCAGAAATTGTCTACTTTGAGTTAGAGAAGTTATCTGTTCACTACTTCTTGCAAGAGGGTCGTAAGATAGGACTCGTTTCTCTTATCAAAGAGATGGATTTCACCGTTAGAAAGTTCGCAGTTAAATTACCTCATTGGGCAAGCCTACTAATTAGTTGTCCCTTATCAAATGATTTACAAGTTTCTGATTTAGATGAACTCTTGTTTGAATGTTGCTCTTTTTTAGGCCCAATTGAAGTCATGGAGCTAGGTCGCGCTTTTAGTTTGAAGAAGAGTTTATCTCAGAGCATGATCTCAATTGTTGATTGTTCTAAGATTGATAGAGAAAAACTAAAGGTACAGTGTGAGAATTCTGAGCATACTATCATTAATGACTCTGAAGATCTTGAAAAACTCTCAAAGCTTGTAGGTGTAGCTCACCTTTTTAGTGATAAAATTCTTCAAAGAATTCCTGCTGATTTAATTGTCGTGATGAATTCTGAACTTAGAGGTGCCAAAGAATTTGAGCAGCTAAAAGTGACAGTAAATCATAAATTAAGATCAAGGCTAGGAATATATTGTCACCTGAGAAATAATCAATAA
- a CDS encoding GNAT family N-acetyltransferase — protein MEIVSFEKIEQAQIEDILSQVKTIFFECSSLKNFRDDEHRESFFNKWCGDYLKLEKNHFYLAMDGREVLGYLSGHLNSKEALENFIIPGPEIFEDCFEKFPAHFHINCSPHHQGRGIGRRLVEHYTRELSESSINGVHLITSTDADNLGFYRALGFTCEVLRPFKSFELLLLGKEINA, from the coding sequence ATGGAAATTGTCTCCTTTGAAAAAATTGAACAAGCACAAATTGAGGATATCTTATCGCAAGTGAAGACTATCTTCTTTGAATGCTCTTCACTTAAAAACTTTAGAGACGATGAGCACAGAGAATCCTTCTTTAATAAGTGGTGCGGTGATTATTTAAAATTAGAAAAGAATCACTTCTACTTGGCCATGGATGGTAGAGAAGTTCTAGGCTACTTGTCAGGACATCTCAATTCTAAAGAGGCCTTAGAGAATTTTATCATTCCTGGTCCCGAGATTTTTGAAGATTGCTTTGAAAAATTTCCTGCTCATTTCCATATTAACTGTTCCCCCCACCATCAAGGTAGAGGAATTGGAAGACGCTTAGTTGAGCATTATACTAGAGAATTGAGTGAGAGCTCGATCAATGGTGTTCACCTTATAACGTCTACTGATGCCGATAATCTTGGTTTTTACAGGGCCTTAGGATTTACATGTGAAGTCTTAAGGCCCTTTAAATCTTTTGAGCTCCTTCTATTAGGAAAGGAAATTAATGCCTAA
- a CDS encoding LysR family transcriptional regulator, translated as MIETSQLQTLVAVARAKSFSKAAEDLSVTQSAISQSIKNLENKIEVKLFKRSGKKVVLTPEGEKLFQLASNFLGSLGDTLEEIQHDKENMSGRVRIGTLTGVGKSWLAHEMLEYAKKWDDLTVQITLGFQEDLVRAFENYRLDFLILPEESLPSIGEKVFLSEELSTVVYPMDAKFDIDPENLTIEDLSTIPTILFEQEDHLLQKWCRETFGKYPKKLNIRYTINSHGNMLQAVQQGMGMAVVPKHVLNRSYFKDKVNTLGEKYEVSNGKFFIVYHKDSEELLRVKTTLDMLVGCENPLS; from the coding sequence ATGATTGAGACTTCTCAGTTACAGACACTAGTGGCAGTTGCAAGAGCAAAGAGTTTTTCTAAAGCAGCAGAAGATTTAAGCGTTACTCAATCTGCAATTTCTCAATCAATCAAGAATCTTGAAAATAAAATTGAAGTAAAACTCTTTAAAAGATCTGGTAAGAAAGTTGTTCTTACTCCTGAAGGAGAGAAGCTTTTTCAACTGGCCTCTAATTTCTTAGGAAGTCTGGGGGATACATTAGAAGAAATTCAACACGACAAAGAGAATATGTCTGGAAGAGTTAGAATTGGAACCCTAACAGGAGTTGGTAAGTCTTGGCTTGCTCATGAAATGTTAGAGTATGCAAAGAAGTGGGATGATCTTACTGTTCAGATAACTCTTGGTTTTCAAGAAGACCTAGTAAGAGCATTTGAAAATTATCGTTTAGACTTTCTTATTTTACCTGAAGAGTCTCTACCAAGTATTGGTGAAAAGGTGTTCTTAAGTGAAGAGCTCTCAACGGTTGTATATCCTATGGATGCTAAGTTTGATATTGATCCAGAGAACTTAACAATTGAAGACCTCTCTACAATTCCTACTATTCTCTTTGAACAAGAAGATCACCTCTTACAGAAGTGGTGTAGAGAAACATTTGGAAAATATCCTAAGAAGTTAAATATTCGTTACACAATAAACTCACATGGAAATATGCTTCAGGCAGTTCAGCAGGGAATGGGAATGGCCGTTGTTCCTAAGCATGTTTTAAATAGATCTTACTTCAAAGACAAAGTTAATACTCTAGGTGAGAAGTATGAAGTTAGTAATGGAAAATTCTTCATTGTTTACCATAAAGATTCTGAAGAGCTCTTAAGAGTTAAGACAACTCTTGATATGCTTGTCGGTTGTGAAAACCCTCTCAGTTAA
- a CDS encoding NAD(P)/FAD-dependent oxidoreductase, whose amino-acid sequence MKIYDVAIIGAGPAGSILSWKLSKNRLSTIVFEGRSEVTRKVCGEYLCPLGVKLLKEIGLGEILKKFNPVLGMDIYTPKGIAVKSLFPETKNFNEKGVSLNRKVFDQALVDKSAASGTEFRFSSMITDIHFNGSFWTIVKSDGETFRSRLLVGADGRRSLVAKKMKLSSKEKSSRIAIHCWLKGENKLARKGQMHLFSDGSYIGIDPINSDEVNISLVCDSQKIKEFKNAKNVLMHFLNKSEQLKVSLGPYENISKVYTVFPVTHKVSDVISHQCALIGDAAGFLDPLTGEGIFNAIWSSVNLADSIVDSQYSLSNSTVALNLYRQKYRSFFRQKKVINNIFQWLIRREALVEVIGSLLKNSSKRSNAFIGIIGNVYKPLTGLLKIIF is encoded by the coding sequence ATGAAAATTTATGATGTAGCCATTATTGGAGCAGGTCCTGCTGGGTCTATTCTTTCTTGGAAGCTTTCTAAAAATAGACTAAGTACTATTGTCTTTGAGGGGCGCAGTGAAGTGACTCGCAAAGTCTGTGGGGAGTACCTCTGTCCTTTAGGAGTTAAACTTTTAAAAGAGATTGGTCTAGGTGAAATATTAAAAAAATTTAATCCTGTTTTAGGAATGGATATCTATACTCCAAAAGGAATTGCTGTAAAGTCACTTTTTCCTGAAACTAAGAACTTTAATGAAAAAGGGGTTTCCTTAAACAGAAAAGTATTTGATCAGGCCCTGGTAGACAAGTCTGCTGCCAGTGGAACAGAGTTTAGATTTAGCTCAATGATTACAGATATACACTTCAATGGTTCATTTTGGACTATTGTCAAATCTGACGGTGAGACTTTTAGAAGTAGGTTATTAGTTGGAGCTGATGGGCGTCGTTCCTTAGTTGCTAAGAAAATGAAGCTTTCAAGCAAAGAGAAGTCGAGTAGGATCGCAATTCATTGTTGGTTGAAGGGAGAAAATAAACTTGCACGCAAAGGACAGATGCATTTATTTAGTGATGGATCATATATTGGAATTGATCCTATTAATAGTGATGAAGTGAATATCTCTCTTGTTTGTGATTCTCAGAAAATTAAAGAGTTCAAAAATGCTAAGAATGTTCTTATGCACTTTTTAAATAAGAGTGAACAATTAAAAGTTTCTTTAGGCCCATATGAAAACATTTCTAAAGTTTATACAGTGTTTCCTGTCACTCATAAGGTAAGTGATGTTATTTCTCATCAGTGCGCGCTCATTGGCGATGCTGCTGGATTCTTAGACCCATTGACAGGAGAGGGGATCTTTAATGCGATCTGGAGTTCTGTGAACTTGGCCGATTCAATCGTTGATAGTCAATATTCTCTTAGTAACTCTACAGTTGCCTTGAATTTATATCGGCAGAAGTATCGTTCTTTCTTTAGGCAAAAGAAGGTTATAAATAATATTTTTCAATGGTTAATTAGAAGAGAAGCTTTAGTCGAAGTTATTGGCTCACTACTTAAAAATAGCTCAAAGCGCTCTAACGCTTTCATTGGTATAATTGGAAATGTTTACAAACCACTAACTGGTTTATTAAAAATAATTTTTTGA